The DNA sequence acctaatacaattattatgccCTTAAAAAAGGCAAGATAAGTTTATCCATGCATTTGTTGATTTTagaacacattttatttttgtcccaaaaatattatttcttaaataaaatcagaATTGTTTTCGTTTTATGGATAAGTAGGGAACTTAGTAAGTACTTAGCCTAACTGAAATAGTTATCGactgttaaataaatgttattcatGGCAATCAATACTTATAGGTTCGAGCTTGGTCGCTCCTGTTATACTTaattaaactagctgtgctccgcggttccacccgcattgctccgctcctctcggtcttaacgtgatgatatatagcctatagccttcctcgataaatgagctatctaacaccgaaagaatttttctaatcggaccagtagttcctgagattagctccAAGCAagcaaattcttcagctttaaaatattagcatacttcgattataaaaaaaaatgtgtgcgtgtactagagtacacacgtaagaagtgaaatttcttcatgaccttatttttcaaaaataatttactagagGTATggaactttacagaaatacgtcgaatcacgcgtggtagggataaaaaaaagatgacgcgtaacgaaaaaatgttacaccaaatttttttccagccccgataaagaagtttcacttctaaaaacaataaatcgaTGATAACTGTAGCCTGTaggttattaattaactagctAGCTGTTCGGTCGCGGCATAGTCCGCGTCGCAAAATTCCCATAGGAATCCGATATTTCACTCTCTATCTTTAGACAAAGTCTTTATCGTAAAATTCTCTAAATCGCTTCGTTTTGACGTGAAGCCATATGGTAATTATTGTAACTTATAATTCCCACTCTATGTAGAGcttgttaaaaatgaaaatgagtAGCTGACATCAACATACATTTGGTAAAATAATCAAGTCATTAGTCCCATAGACCaattagttaattattgtCACCTAAATTCTATgatatatgaataataatatatggttACCTACcttttgtatttattgttgATGAGCAGCATAAGAATTGTATTGCAAATCTTACGGCAGAAATATCATtcatctaaattctaaaacaCGCACTGAGGCTAAACTTTCTGaaacatatttcacaatatcACTCCAAAACGCTTTGTTTAAGActgtcaattaataattaatataaatcctGCGTATAGGGACTTTCCTGTTAGGTTCTGTTATTTCCATAGTCTGTGAGTCTTGCTTTCGTCATTGGAAATTCTTACTAAATGCAAGataaaaaagtatacataGGTCCTTTTTAAATGCATAGGTTATTTAGAAATGCAAGGGTTTAGATTAGTGTTTCGACTTGGAATCATTATAATACTTGAGGAGAATCTCAAAACACGGTCACGCTATTTGAGAATCGGAACAACGTATTACACAAAGTATAGGAGACAAGCAAGTAAACaatcataacaataaaatgatTAGATTGGCTAATGATGCCAAAGCGATATGTTATtcagaaaaaatattgcagAATCTACTACTACGAGTACGAGTACTCTGAGAAAAAATTGATAAGGAGAATAGTAGTATGTAGTTAGttgtgataatataatatttaggttTATTTTCGTCGTGCACTGAAATTATCTCTCTGTATGGGGATTACGTATAGTAGGGTTTTCGTTATTACCCTTCTGAGAGGGCCTAAGTACTAATACAGTCTCCACTTAAAAAATGGATAATCTTATAAGGTATTATTGCTTTGATTatgcttaataaataattcgactTTGGTGCGCCGAAACGTTTGTCTCTACGACCTCAATAATGTCAATTATTGGGTATTGTCTGGCTGTGACTGTGACACGGCCTTGTTTGATTCGACAGGTCACTTTGGATTTTATTTGTGAcgtataaagaaatatttcgttaaattatgaatttttattatgaaaacgtGTAGTAACGAGGGGTTTGATTCTCGGTgacaactaaaaaaaatgccTATTTCTTACTGGATACAGGCTTCACCCACTTTTATAGGCATTAAAAATTCACATTAATTCACCTGGCGGTATTTTAGTGACATTGTTTTTTTACACTATTTGCCTATGTACACGTCACACACGTACAGACATCAGAACCTTAATATTAACGTTTGGGTAAACCACAAAGTACATTCATATTACCTAAGCATATTTCcttattgtaatatgtataaagaaaacaaggataataaagttatataatatgacattttattaacaacTTAACAAAGTTCAAATATGACTAGAGGTTTTATCACTTCATTGTCTTTTTAAGATCACTAATTGTTGAGCATTACTGTTCTTTAAAATCAAAGCTCAGTCTTTGAATGTGTGCAGAGCCTATTACGTTGATTTCCTCCAAGTGGCTCAATGAttcaaattcacattgttcgatAAAAGTTTCACCCGCCTCGTTGCTTTCGAATAGTATTGAGATTATGTCAGAACGTGAAGAAATTCTTGATGTCGCTATCCATCTTATGGTAAATGTTACAAACTCcgaaactaaaatttaaaaataggtatTGTATCAAAATGTGACAACTGTTTCTATTcaaaataagtacttatatagataCTTAAAGGAGGAGAGCTTAAATTGTGGGAACTAGACAAGTGATAATCATGTTTTCATAATGAGTATGTTTTAAACGTTAATAATAGACACTTTCAATATCTAGGCAGTAGGCTCTACAGActacaacaataataattatgcctCTGACGTACGAGTTAGGACTTAGGATCATTAACCACAaatcaatcaaataattatatgcaaAACTATGAAGtttgaaacaaaattatatattgtacCTGTTATTTggcttatattatatgtactgTCGTGTAAGATAAGAGTTTGCGACAAAGCAACGATTTTTCCATCCTTTGGGCTGAATATGATACTGCAAATATTTTCGCTCATTGTTTTTGATATTAAATCCACTTGTAACCTGTAAATGTAAGTATATGAATAGGAAATCCACACTACACTACTACACTACTACACCACAGTATGTGGGAACTACGAAAAACTTGTTacgatataattatttaatttgacaTAGAACATGCTTTTTTTTCGTTTACTACAATACAAGGCTCTAGGATTTGTCGGATACCTCCATTCTTCATAGCGATACGTGTTTTGGTTCTCAAACCATACTCGTTTGATTAAGTAGGTAGCGCTAAGTTGAATTTCTACGTTTCTCGTCGTTatcgtattattttaatgtataattaaataaaggcCATTTGGTATATTTGACCCGGTTCATGAGAGGTTGTGTAGTGTGTACAAAAGTCTAATGCGACGGCCTCACAAATAACACTATACATTTTAGATCTTTTTAAGTGTATGGAGACAATATTTCAGTAggttactattattatttattataaaataaatgtctctaaacctatttaaataatagttttcatcatcatttttCCGTACCGATAGGGTAAAAGGGTCCCGAGTCCCGACCCTATTATTGAAACATCGCTGTCCATACGTCTGTCACCAGGCATCATGAACCGTGATAAACATAAAAGAAATCTGAGACCATGTATGTATTTCTGTTGCCgccaataataacaaaaaaaaaaaaacataaaaaagtaaaatcatCATTTGGGGGGGATTCCCGTACCAAAtgtgttttttgttaaaaataattatgtagtttaaAATTGCTGTTTCCATTTTCCAATTTACGTGATGTAGTTAAGTATACATTGTTTTGTTACTGACGTGTTTTAGGAATTCTATTGTTTCTTAACAGCTGGTAGTCATCAAAATTTGCTTAGCTGAATATCACTAGGTATCTACTCGttaatttgcatttaatttaataattttggcTTTTACGGTGCTCTTCATCTTgcttaaatacctacttacgtTTCAGAAAACTTTATTTTCCCAAACAAAGTTATGCTAGTTCCGTCTTGTAAACTCGTAGGGATTTTAAAAACCTTAATGTCATTTTTGATATCGTTGTTAACTATTTTGTGGACTCTTCGTGGTTGCACATTCGCAACGTCAGACACTATAACACATAACACAAACACAACATCACAAACTTTTAATACCATTGTTTGATCACTATATAttctgatttatttatttgcatataatattacgGCTAAGGATCGAACAGTATGTAATAATACGTGCTTTACTTCAAATGAATTATTGTGATCTGTTCTTACAACTTAGAAATGAATCATCATTAATAATGATTGGCTATATTATACttgtataaaaattcaaattcagaTAGTTAGTTTACGTTTTTACACCTAAAAATGGTAATGTAGCAGCGATTATAGGAAAATGTATACGAATATGGTAAAAGACATCAAAAAGGAGCgactaataaaaatgataggaggtaaatattttttgagaactttaaatgaattattatttacaaattaaaactaataactGATGTGAAGTTAGATATTTGCCCGATAGTTAGTAGTGACGTTTTTTGAGCTTtcttaaattgaataattctCTTTCAGGTGAATCAAATGTGTACACGCTGGGTACCATAGGTGCACATCGTGTGGTCACTACCAAGTTGCCCTCTGTAGGCCGCACGAGAGAGGCCATGACAGCAGCCGGTAATACCACTACGAGATTACTTGGCATCTTCCAAAAGGTAAATCGAAACGtaactaaaaaaattcatCTAAGTGATTGAATGCTGTTGCGGTTTCTCGTAGTAATGAAGATTCCTcgaacaaatattattattaattcctacaggaattaataatatcagaagattaaaaaaaatctacattaaaaaaaagcgGAGAATCACTTGAAACGTGTTATTATGTAGTTATCCGGTTGTCGGTATTTCCCCAATACGAGTTAATTCCGTTATgtgatataagtatattacctTATACAATTGTcactactataatatttaaatatattatacatattctattataagtaataatataaaataaattataaataataaatcaaacagtTCGCCTTGTGCGCATCTCGACTATATTATCCTCTTTACAATGTTCAATGTACGTATTatgaaattgtttattgtaaacataattataccCATTCAGTATTAATTTAcctaatatagataaatacgTAAATACTTTCAGCATGTAGGTAACATGTAATAAaaggtaaaaataatagtGATCTGAATAACAAATTTGTGAATTTATTGCAAATGCAATTGACCAATCATGTCAATAAGGTGCAATTGACCTATTATTATAGGGTCGCGTTATTTTTGATAcgatttgaatttatttgaaCGATTCGTCACATAACCAGACAACGGTGAAGATAAGGCGCCATTGGTTCTGATGGAAAAGTTGACAAAAAATAATCCAGGACATAATAACTGATATTTTTGATTAGGTACGTCTAAAGAGACTAATTAATAGTAAGGAAACAGTTTCAgtaatggttttttttttcttcatttgtTGTTGATATAATGCTTtcactttttttacttgatacatacctactttattttgATATGTTAAATGATTTCTGaccaaaaataacaaaaaaatattttttattggcaTTTGGCATTGTTAATCATCGATTTATCTTTACACATAtcgaattaaatttaattattatttttttaaaatagttatattGTTCATTTAAAATGGTTAATCTTCTtaaatagtacaaataatataatattctcttTGAAATCACGCGCTCAACTTTTCGCTATTACATTCCCATTAAACACaacaaaaatagtttatttacattaaaagcTTCCGACTCCAGATTCCATTCGCCGGGTTTCAATGTATttaatgtttcaaaatatatttgcaataatattatcgTTTAAGATGTCTGGAGATATTTTGAGAGT is a window from the Colias croceus chromosome 7, ilColCroc2.1 genome containing:
- the LOC123693367 gene encoding uncharacterized protein LOC123693367 — encoded protein: MVLKVCDVVFVLCVIVSDVANVQPRRVHKIVNNDIKNDIKVFKIPTSLQDGTSITLFGKIKFSETLQVDLISKTMSENICSIIFSPKDGKIVALSQTLILHDSTYNISQITVSEFVTFTIRWIATSRISSRSDIISILFESNEAGETFIEQCEFESLSHLEEINVIGSAHIQRLSFDFKEQ